TCGGCTTGCCGGTGCCGGACGTGTACAGCGCCGGGCTGTCCGAATTCGTGTTCGCGGCCGGTGTGCGGCTCGCGCAAACCCGCAAGCTCGACCTGATGTATCTGTCGACCACCGACTACATCCAGCACAAATGGGCGCCGGGCACCGAAGGCGCGAACGCGTTCTACGCGATGATGGACGGCTACCTCGCGAAGCTCGACGCGCTCGGCTGGGTGATCGGCCTGACCGCCGATCACGGCATGAACGCCAAGCACGATCCGCAGACCGGCGAGCCGAACGTGATCTATCTGCAGGACGTGCTGGACGATTGGCTTGGCGACAAGAAGGCGCGCGTGATCCTGCCGATCACCGATCCGTACGTGGTGCATCACGGCGCGCTCGGCTCGTTCGCGACGATCTACCTGCCGCGCGAGGTCGACGCCGCGCAGGTGATCGAACGGATCGGCCGCTTGCAAGGCATCGAAGCCGTGCTCGACAACCGCACCGCGTGCGAGCGTTTCGAGCTGCCGAACGACCGCGTCGGCGATATCGTCGTGGTCAGCACGAAGCATGTCGTGCTCGGCACGCGGCGCGCCGACCATGATCTGTCCGGGCTCACGGTGCCGTTGCGTTCGCATGGCGGTATCTCCGAGCAGGAGGTGCCGTTGCTGTTCAACCGGCGTGTCGAAGGATTGCCGTCAGGCAGTGGCGGCAAGCGCTTGCGCAACTTCGATATCTTCGACATCGCCTTGAATCGCGTGTCGTCATCATGAACGCGACGCTGCGGGACCATCCGGCTTTTCGGGCGGAAGCGCTGCGGCTCAAAGGCGAGCGCGCGCAGCGCTCGCGCACGCTCGACGTGTTCGATCCTTATACCGGCACGCGCGTCGGCACGGTTCCGCTGGCCAGCGTCGACGACGTGCGCGCCGCGTTCGAGTACGCCGCCGCGTATGTCGCGAAACTCACGCGCTACGAGCGCTCGCAGATTCTCGAACGCGCGGCCGCGTTGTTGCGTGAGCGGACTGAGCAGGCGTCGGATCTGATTTCGCTCGAGTCCGGGTTGTCGAAGCAGGATTCGCGCTACGAGATTGGGCGTGTTGCCGACGTGCTCAAGTTCGCGTCGATCGAAGCGTTGCGCGACGACGGCCAGAGCTTTTCCTGCGATCTGACGCCGCATGGCAAACAGCGCCGGGTGTTTTCGCAGCGTGAGCCGCTGGCGGGCGTGATCGTCGCGATTACGCCGTTCAATCATCCGATGAACCAGGTCGCGCACAAGATCGCGCCGGCGATCGCGACCAACAATCGGGTGCTGTTGAAGCCGTCGGAAAAGGTGCCGTTGTCGGCGTTCTATCTCGCCGACGTGCTGTACGAAGCCGGCTTGCCCGCGCCGATGCTGCAGGTGCTGACCGGCGATCCGCGCGAAATCGCCGATGAACTGATCACGCATCCGCTGGCGGAGCTCGTTACGTTCACAGGCGGCGTGGCGATCGGCAAATACATCGCGGCGAAGGCGGCGTACCGGCGCGTGGTGTTAGAGCTGGGCGGCAACGATCCGCTGATCGTGCTCGAAGACGCCGATCTCGAACGCGCCGCGACGCTCGCCGTGCAGGGCTCGTATAAGAACTCCGGACAGCGCTGCACGGCGGTCAAGCGGATGCTGGTGCAAAAGAGCGTCGCGGCGGATTTCACCGATCTGGTGGTCGAGAAAACGCGCGCGTGGTCGTTCGGCGATCCGTTCGATGCCGCGAATCAGATGGGCACCGTGATCGACGTGGCCGCCGCGCAGCTTTTCGAAACGCGCGTGAACGAAGCGGTCGCGGCCGGTGCGCGTCTGCGGCTCGGCAACCAGCGCAACGGCGCGCTGTATTCGCCGACGGTGCTCGACGGCGTCGATCCTTCGATGGCGGTGGTGCGTGAGGAAACCTTCGGACCCGTGTCGCCCATCATCACCTTCGACACGCTCGACGACGCCATTCGCATCAGCAACGGGACGGCGTTCGGGTTGTCGTCGGGCGTGTGCACGAACCGGCAGGACGCGATCACGCGCTTCATCAACGAATTGCGCGTGGGCACCGTCAACGTGTGGGAAGTGCCCGGCTACCGGATCGAGTTGACACCGTTCGGCGGCATTAAAGATTCCGGGCTTGGCTATAAGGAAGGCGTTCAGGAAGCCATGAAAAGCTTCACCAATCTGAAGACCTTCTCATTACCGTGGGAGTAACGCAGTGGCATTGAGTTTGAACGACATCCGCTCGCTGTTCGAGCAGTACGGCAAGATCGCCTACAGCGGCGAGCCGGTGACGCAACTGGAGCATGCTTTGCAGAGCGGTGCGTTGGCGGAACAGGCCGGCGCCGGCGACGAACTGGTCGCCGCGGCGTTCCTGCACGACCTGGGGCATCTGCTCAATCTGCAAGGCGAAACGCCGACGGAGCGGGGCATCGACGATCTGCATCAGTATTTCGCGCTGCCGTTCTTGCGGCCGGTGTTGTCGGACGCTGTGCTGGAGCCGATCCGCTTGCACGTCGACGCCAAGCGCTGCCTGTGCGCGATCGACGACACGTACTTCGGGCAACTGTCCGCCGACTCCGTGCGGAGTCTGGAACTGCAGGGCGGCATCTTCAGTAGCGAGGAAGCCAACGCGTTTCTGCAGAAGCCCTACGCGGAAGATGCACTGCGTCTGCGCAGATGGGACGATCTTGCCAAGGAAGAACATCGCGCGACGCCGGACCTTGATCACTATATGAACGTAGTCGAGCGAGCGATGAACCGGCGTCTGGCTGCTTGAATGTGATGGTTTCCTCTGCGCCCCGGCCGGTGTCGGGACGTGTCTTTTTGCGCCAATTCTGGCGCGATCAATGCAGATCAAAATAACGCTTGCAAGGCCCTGCGCGGGTCGCTAGAATCTCGCTCTTTCGTGCTTCGGACAACGAGGCACGGGAGGCGGGAGAGCCAGCAATGGCAAGGGTTTCAGCGAAGTGAACGGGTTGAGAAAGTTAGAAAAACCTGTTGACGACGCAGCGAAAGTTCTTCATAATCTCGTTTCTCTGCTGCAGATGCAGCGACGCAGGACGAAGCGGTACCGGGTAGTTGTGAGGTTGACGACAGCGGTGCGGGTTCGGTAGTGAATGCGTAATCGATCTTTAAAAATTAACAGCCGATAAGTGTGGGCGCTTGATGCGAGACGCGAGGCGGATCTTTCGGGATCTGCCGCAAAGCGAAAGTATCAAGTCTCACACAGTAATGAAAGGAAGGTTTGAGCATCGCAAGATGGTCGAACAATTCGTCAGTACGTTGAGTGAGCGACCGGTTCTTAACGGAACCGAAAAACAGTAACAGGTTTGAACTGAAGAGTTTGATCCTGGCTCAGATTGAACGCTGGCGGCATGCCTTACACATGCAAGTCGAACGGCAGCACGGGAGTAATCCTGGTGGCGAGTGGCGAACGGGTGAGTAATACATCGGAACGTGTCCTGTAGTGGGGGATAGCCCGGCGAAAGCCGGATTAATACCGCATACGCTCTACGGAGGAAAGGGGGGGATCTTAGGACCTCTCGCTACAGGGGCGGCCGATGGCAGATTAGCTAGTTGGTGGGGTAAAGGCCTACCAAGGCGACGATCTGTAGCTGGTCTGAGAGGACGACCAGCCACACTGGGACTGAGACACGGCCCAGACTCCTACGGGAGGCAGCAGTGGGGAATTTTGGACAATGGGGGAAACCCTGATCCAGCAATGCCGCGTGTGTGAAGAAGGCCTTCGGGTTGTAAAGCACTTTTGTCCGGAAAGAAAACTTCTGCCCTAATACGGCGGGAGGATGACGGTACCGGAAGAATAAGCACCGGCTAACTACGTGCCAGCAGCCGCGGTAATACGTAGGGTGCAAGCGTTAATCGGAATTACTGGGCGTAAAGCGTGCGCAGGCGGTCCGCTAAGACAGATGTGAAATCCCCGGGCTTAACCTGGGAACTGCATTTGTGACTGGCGGGCTAGAGTATGGCAGAGGGGGGTAGAATTCCACGTGTAGCAGTGAAATGCGTAGAGATGTGGAGGAATACCGATGGCGAAGGCAGCCCCCTGGGCCAATACTGACGCTCATGCACGAAAGCGTGGGGAGCAAACAGGATTAGATACCCTGGTAGTCCACGCCCTAAACGATGTCAACTAGTTGTTGGGTCTTCATTGACTTAGTAACGTAGCTAACGCGTGAAGTTGACCGCCTGGGGAGTACGGTCGCAAGATTAAAACTCAAAGGAATTGACGGGGACCCGCACAAGCGGTGGATGATGTGGATTAATTCGATGCAACGCGAAAAACCTTACCTACCCTTGACATGTATGGAAGTCTGCCGAGAGGTGGATGTGCCCGAAAGGGAGCCATAACACAGGTGCTGCATGGCTGTCGTCAGCTCGTGTCGTGAGATGTTGGGTTAAGTCCCGCAACGAGCGCAACCCTTGTCCCTAGTTGCTACGCAAGAGCACTCCAGGGAGACTGCCGGTGACAAACCGGAGGAAGGTGGGGATGACGTCAAGTCCTCATGGCCCTTATGGGTAGGGCTTCACACGTCATACAATGGTCGGAACAGAGGGTTGCCAAGCCGCGAGGTGGAGCCAATCCCAGAAAACCGATCGTAGTCCGGATCGCACTCTGCAACTCGAGTGCGTGAAGCTGGAATCGCTAGTAATCGCGGATCAGCATGCCGCGGTGAATACGTTCCCGGGTCTTGTACACACCGCCCGTCACACCATGGGAGTGGGTTTCACC
This genomic stretch from Paraburkholderia bryophila harbors:
- the phnA gene encoding phosphonoacetate hydrolase, encoding MADANLNASPNANLNASEPTIDVNGRRYRLPTQPTVVVCVDGCEFDYLEAAVAAGVAPFIGTMLKGGAAFKGDCVIPSFTNPNNLSIVCGVPPSVHGICGNYFWDPDANGGEGAEVMMNDPAYLRAGTLLAAAADAGAAVAVVTAKDKLRRLLGWQLKGICFSAEKADKVSLEENGIGEVLDLVGLPVPDVYSAGLSEFVFAAGVRLAQTRKLDLMYLSTTDYIQHKWAPGTEGANAFYAMMDGYLAKLDALGWVIGLTADHGMNAKHDPQTGEPNVIYLQDVLDDWLGDKKARVILPITDPYVVHHGALGSFATIYLPREVDAAQVIERIGRLQGIEAVLDNRTACERFELPNDRVGDIVVVSTKHVVLGTRRADHDLSGLTVPLRSHGGISEQEVPLLFNRRVEGLPSGSGGKRLRNFDIFDIALNRVSSS
- the phnY gene encoding phosphonoacetaldehyde dehydrogenase encodes the protein MNATLRDHPAFRAEALRLKGERAQRSRTLDVFDPYTGTRVGTVPLASVDDVRAAFEYAAAYVAKLTRYERSQILERAAALLRERTEQASDLISLESGLSKQDSRYEIGRVADVLKFASIEALRDDGQSFSCDLTPHGKQRRVFSQREPLAGVIVAITPFNHPMNQVAHKIAPAIATNNRVLLKPSEKVPLSAFYLADVLYEAGLPAPMLQVLTGDPREIADELITHPLAELVTFTGGVAIGKYIAAKAAYRRVVLELGGNDPLIVLEDADLERAATLAVQGSYKNSGQRCTAVKRMLVQKSVAADFTDLVVEKTRAWSFGDPFDAANQMGTVIDVAAAQLFETRVNEAVAAGARLRLGNQRNGALYSPTVLDGVDPSMAVVREETFGPVSPIITFDTLDDAIRISNGTAFGLSSGVCTNRQDAITRFINELRVGTVNVWEVPGYRIELTPFGGIKDSGLGYKEGVQEAMKSFTNLKTFSLPWE
- a CDS encoding phosphonate degradation HD-domain oxygenase; this translates as MALSLNDIRSLFEQYGKIAYSGEPVTQLEHALQSGALAEQAGAGDELVAAAFLHDLGHLLNLQGETPTERGIDDLHQYFALPFLRPVLSDAVLEPIRLHVDAKRCLCAIDDTYFGQLSADSVRSLELQGGIFSSEEANAFLQKPYAEDALRLRRWDDLAKEEHRATPDLDHYMNVVERAMNRRLAA